The genomic region ACCTCGGCGGAGTCCAGGCTGGCGAGATCCCGGCGCGGCGATGCCGGGTTGTCGCCGTCATCTGCCACGAGTCGCAGGATCACCGGCCGGTGGGGATCGTCCGGGCCGCACACGTCGCTGTTGATCCAGACGCCACCGGGCACTGTGTGGTCGTGGATACGGCGGGCGAACTGCAACAGTGACTCCCGCTGCCGCCCGTACGACCAGATCTCATGGGTCAACGCGAAGGTGAGGGTGGTGTCCACCGACCGTTCCTTCAGGACCGCGCCACCGAGGACGTTCCGGTGGAAGAAGTACACGTTGGCGTTGCGGAACACGCCCTGCGCCTTCTTGTGCAGGCACTCCTGAAAGAGGTGTCGGGCGACCTCGACGCCGATGAGGTCGCTCTCGTGCAGGCCGGGTTCCCGATCGGCCAACTCCAGGACCGCCCCGGCGCCGCAGCCGATATCGACGATGCGGCCGGGTTGCACGTACTGACGGACGGCGTCCCACTTGCGCTCGGCTGCGCCGGCGAAGGCCTCCACGTACGTCCGGTAGTCGCGGGTGACGGTGAGGCCACCCTCGTCGCCGACGAGCGGGTCGTTGACCACCATCCGGATCTCGTCGACCAGGCGGTAGCGCTCGAAGACGTCGATCGTCGCCGGGTGCGTCAGCTCGCGCCACGTGTCGTCGCCCGCGGCCAGGCGTAGCAGGACATCCCACGGCCGTTCGGGCGTGGTCCGTAGCTCGGGATCGGCCTCGACCTGCGCGATCGTGAAACCGAGCCGCTCGTACAGCTTGGCGACCTCCGGCGTCGAGCATGCCACCAAGGTGTCCCCGGGAGTGAGTTCGAGTCCGGTGGCTACCGCGATGTTCTTGAGGGTCACCTCGGCGAAGTCGTCGGTGTACGCGGTGTCGAAGATCGGCACGACCAGCGAACGCAGCCCGCTCAGCACACTGAATCGCTCGATCGCGGCTTCCCGACGGTGGTACGGGACCGGATTACGCTTGGTGTTCTCGTGGTTGGCGGAGGTCACCGCCCAGACGATCGTGGCAGCG from Micromonospora profundi harbors:
- a CDS encoding class I SAM-dependent methyltransferase, which encodes MAGPSTRFVLFPGRHHLLTRFQADYLRRLAEDAAATIVWAVTSANHENTKRNPVPYHRREAAIERFSVLSGLRSLVVPIFDTAYTDDFAEVTLKNIAVATGLELTPGDTLVACSTPEVAKLYERLGFTIAQVEADPELRTTPERPWDVLLRLAAGDDTWRELTHPATIDVFERYRLVDEIRMVVNDPLVGDEGGLTVTRDYRTYVEAFAGAAERKWDAVRQYVQPGRIVDIGCGAGAVLELADREPGLHESDLIGVEVARHLFQECLHKKAQGVFRNANVYFFHRNVLGGAVLKERSVDTTLTFALTHEIWSYGRQRESLLQFARRIHDHTVPGGVWINSDVCGPDDPHRPVILRLVADDGDNPASPRRDLASLDSAEVRRYVGGLSTRARLDQFAVDFAFPFDYEALPDGSVRLELGSAMDYLTRKDYIDSWLSETKEQFCGLSFADWTTLLTEAGFEIAPASTAVRNDWVIDNRIAPVASLTDLDGRPLDWPTTHILTVAHRPWNE